In the genome of Blastopirellula retiformator, the window ACACTTCGACAACCCCAGTCGGGCAATTGCGTAGTGATGAGCAGGAGTCGAACTCATTCACGACAGACCTCCTACCTTTGACCTAAGACGGTAATGCAAGAATATAACATAGCCCGGCGTCGGAACTGACGTGCCCCCACGGGTGATACCACAGTTTAATAGAGAGTCTCGCTTTTTTCAGCCTTGGGCGTTCCCTGGAGCGTAGCGACAGGGAACGAACGAGGCTGAGTCGATTCTGGTGCCGGTGGCCGATAGCCCAGTGAGCTATGCGGCCGGATCGTGTTGTACTCCTTCCGCCAGCGTTCGATCAGCACCCGTGCTTCGGTCATTGTGTCGAATATTTCCAGGTTCAGCAGTTCGTCCCGGAGCTTCCCATTGAACGATTCGATGTAGCCGTTTTCCCACGGTGAACCGGGCTCAATAAACAGCGTCTTCACATCGACCTGCTTCAGCCAACACCGAACTCGCTTGGCGGTAAACTCTGGGCCATTATCGCTGCGGATGTAATCGGGAACACCACGTGTCACAAACAAGTCGCTCAGACGCTCCAGAACATCTTCGCTGTTGAGTCTGCGGCGTACATCGATCGCCAGGCATTCCCTCGAATACTCATCGATCAATGTCAGCATCCGGAAAGCCCGGCCATCATGAGTCCGGCAATGCACGAAGTCATAACTCCAAACATGATCTTTGTAACACGGCCTGAGACGCACGCACGAACCATCATTGAGCCACAATCGTCTCCGTTTTGGCTGTTTTTCAGGCACTTTCAGTCCCTCTCGTCTCCAAAGTCGTTCAACCCGTTTGTGATTCACACTCCAGCCATCCTCTCTCAACATCGCAGTGATACGTCGATATCCGTACCGACCATACTGCGTGGCCAACCGCACCATCTCCTTCACCAGACGAGGTTCATCATCGGGAATGTGCTGTTCTCGACGTTGCGTGGAACGGGATTGCCCCAGGACACGGCAGGCTCGTCGTTCCGAGACCAATTCGTGACCCAGGGCGTCACGCACGTAATTCACCGTCCGGCGTCGTTTGGTTGGCAGCCCGTTCGGGCTTTTGGCTGTGAACAGTGTAAAGAATTCATGATGACAAGGAATTGAAGAGACAAGCTGCGAAGCAGCACCGAGGCGTCTTCTTTCAAGATCGCTTTGTCCAGCTCCGCTTCGGCGAGTAACTTCTTCAAACGGGCGTTCTCCTTTTCCAGGTCCTTGAGTCGCTTGGCTTGGCCAGT includes:
- a CDS encoding IS3 family transposase (programmed frameshift) gives rise to the protein MPTIRHTPEQIIAKLREAEVHLSQGLTIPQASKKLGVSEQTYYKWRKEYGGVRTGQAKRLKDLEKENARLKKLLAEAELDKAILKEDAFGAASQLVSSIPCHHEFFTLFTAKSPNGLPTKRRRTVNYVRDALGHELVSERRACRVLGQSRSTQRREQHIPDDEPRLVKEMVRLATQYGRYGYRRITAMLREDGWSVNHKRVERLWRREGLKVPEKQPKRRRLWLNDGSCVRLRPCYKDHVWSYDFVHCRTHDGRAFRMLTLIDEYSRECLAIDVRRRLNSEDVLERLSDLFVTRGVPDYIRSDNGPEFTAKRVRCWLKQVDVKTLFIEPGSPWENGYIESFNGKLRDELLNLEIFDTMTEARVLIERWRKEYNTIRPHSSLGYRPPAPESTQPRSFPVATLQGTPKAEKSETLY